From Magnetococcus sp. PR-3, one genomic window encodes:
- a CDS encoding NADH-quinone oxidoreductase subunit J produces the protein MLVDVVFYLLSAILLVAALRVITAKNPVSSVMFLVLAFFTAAGLFLLLEAEFLAVILVMVYMGAVAILFLFVVMMLDVDFATLRKGAQDHLPLGIGVGVVVLFEFIAVATSIHPEVQGEVAENVNNTMEIGKILYTKFLYPFEVASLILLVALIGAVALAHRKRSNARKQNIPDQLARTREGSVALKKVNTGEGA, from the coding sequence ATGTTGGTGGACGTCGTCTTCTATCTTCTCTCCGCGATTCTGCTGGTGGCTGCCCTACGGGTGATCACCGCTAAGAACCCGGTCTCCTCGGTGATGTTTTTGGTCTTGGCCTTCTTCACCGCTGCTGGATTGTTCCTGCTTCTCGAAGCGGAGTTTCTAGCGGTCATTCTGGTGATGGTTTATATGGGTGCAGTGGCCATTCTCTTCCTCTTCGTCGTTATGATGTTGGATGTAGATTTTGCCACCCTGCGTAAAGGTGCCCAGGATCACTTGCCCTTAGGTATTGGTGTGGGTGTGGTTGTACTGTTTGAGTTTATTGCAGTGGCAACCAGTATTCATCCTGAAGTACAGGGTGAGGTGGCTGAAAATGTCAACAACACCATGGAGATCGGTAAGATTCTCTACACCAAGTTTTTGTACCCCTTTGAAGTGGCCTCGCTGATTTTGTTGGTGGCTTTGATCGGGGCGGTGGCCTTGGCGCATCGGAAACGTAGTAACGCACGTAAACAAAATATTCCTGACCAGCTTGCCCGTACCCGTGAAGGATCGGTCGCGCTTAAAAAGGTCAATACCGGCGAGGGGGCCTGA
- the nuoI gene encoding NADH-quinone oxidoreductase subunit NuoI — protein MGTYMKQMLASLALRELWQGMAVTLRYMFRPNITIQYPEERTPYSPRFRGIHVLRRFENGEERCVACKLCEAICPAQAIFIEIDTDSSAEKRLTKVYDIDLFKCIYCGLCEEACPVEAIVMGPYLDVAYEDREARFYKKDQLLANGESWRAEIDARLDADAKYR, from the coding sequence ATGGGTACTTATATGAAACAGATGTTGGCCTCACTGGCCTTACGGGAATTGTGGCAAGGCATGGCAGTGACCCTGCGTTACATGTTCCGGCCCAATATCACCATTCAGTATCCGGAAGAGCGTACACCTTACTCTCCGCGTTTTCGTGGCATCCATGTGCTGCGTCGTTTTGAAAATGGTGAAGAGCGCTGTGTGGCGTGTAAGTTGTGTGAAGCGATCTGCCCCGCTCAGGCCATCTTTATTGAAATTGATACCGATAGCTCAGCAGAAAAACGTTTGACCAAGGTCTATGATATCGACCTGTTCAAATGCATTTACTGCGGCTTGTGTGAAGAGGCTTGCCCGGTTGAAGCCATCGTTATGGGTCCCTACCTTGACGTTGCTTATGAAGACCGAGAAGCCCGCTTCTACAAAAAAGATCAACTCCTGGCCAACGGTGAATCCTGGCGTGCAGAGATTGACGCACGTTTAGATGCCGATGCCAAATACCGCTGA
- the nuoH gene encoding NADH-quinone oxidoreductase subunit NuoH, whose protein sequence is MAEYISSIQAMGVAYLGDTLWALVWTILKIAALIAPILFCVTYLTLAERRLIGFMQIRLGPNRVGMFGILQPLADAVKLFVKETMLPNKAHKTMFILAPMLTFTTALVSWAVVPFSPELVLADVNVGVLFILAMSSLGAYGVLLAGWASNTRYSLLGALRSAAQMISYEVSMGFTLVPVIMLAGSLNLGDIVESQKDLWYALPLLPGFFIFFISVVAETNRAPFDLPEAEAELVSGFCTEYSAMTYGMFFLGEYANIIMVAVLGALMFLGGWLPPVEALSFIPGIVWLILKTGVLIFFFLWLRATFPRYRYDQLMRLGWKVFLPISLAWIFIVGLAMHLLDMA, encoded by the coding sequence ATGGCTGAATACATCTCTTCCATTCAAGCGATGGGCGTGGCGTACTTAGGGGATACTCTTTGGGCGCTGGTCTGGACCATCCTGAAAATCGCCGCATTGATTGCGCCGATTCTGTTCTGTGTCACTTATCTGACCTTGGCAGAACGTCGTTTGATCGGCTTTATGCAGATCCGTCTCGGTCCAAACCGGGTGGGTATGTTTGGTATCCTGCAACCTTTGGCGGACGCTGTTAAGCTCTTCGTCAAGGAGACCATGCTACCCAACAAAGCCCATAAGACCATGTTCATCCTGGCACCTATGCTGACCTTTACCACCGCATTGGTCAGTTGGGCTGTGGTACCTTTCTCTCCCGAGTTGGTACTGGCAGATGTCAATGTTGGGGTACTGTTTATCCTGGCGATGTCATCATTAGGTGCGTATGGCGTTCTTTTAGCTGGTTGGGCATCCAACACACGCTATTCACTGCTTGGTGCGTTACGTAGCGCGGCACAGATGATCTCTTATGAGGTCTCCATGGGTTTCACCCTGGTACCTGTGATCATGCTCGCTGGTAGCTTGAACTTAGGCGATATTGTTGAGTCGCAAAAGGATCTCTGGTACGCCTTGCCGTTGCTGCCGGGTTTCTTCATCTTCTTTATCTCCGTCGTTGCTGAAACCAACCGAGCACCGTTTGATTTGCCTGAAGCAGAAGCAGAGCTGGTCTCTGGTTTCTGTACAGAATATTCAGCCATGACTTACGGTATGTTCTTCCTGGGTGAATACGCCAACATCATCATGGTCGCCGTACTGGGTGCCTTGATGTTCTTAGGAGGTTGGTTGCCACCAGTCGAAGCTCTGAGCTTTATTCCCGGTATTGTATGGTTAATCCTCAAGACCGGCGTGTTGATCTTCTTCTTCCTGTGGCTGCGTGCTACCTTCCCCCGTTACCGCTATGACCAATTAATGCGTCTCGGTTGGAAGGTGTTTCTGCCCATCTCACTGGCGTGGATCTTTATTGTCGGCCTAGCCATGCACCTGCTGGATATGGCGTAA
- the nuoG gene encoding NADH-quinone oxidoreductase subunit NuoG, which produces MPTLIIDGKEITVQPGTTIMEASKKLGVKIPHFCYHPKLSVAGNCRMCLVEVEKMPKPVVACAMPVGDGMVVNTHSDMVIQARQGVMEFLLINHPLDCPVCDQGGACDLQDLAMKYGPDRSRYIEIKREPSNLNLGPIIETEMDRCIHCTRCIRFSTEIAGVEEMGATGRGDHMLVGTYVEKALSSELVGNLAQVCPVGALNDKPFHFKARSWEMSSSDAVCTHCSVGCQVQVEQLEGEVKRVTARECDEINETWLCDRGRFSYDGLGVDRVTQPAVRGENGQESVTWAEALTRAAELIKEGDAGTVAGLASEEQSAAEELYAFQDFLRNVVGTSHVDHRIRQRDFSGDAVALTRADLLMNTSLSQLEGADGVLLVGSNSRYDVPLLNLRLRKAARNGSKLIAINPSEKDLALPGLETLVQTPGHEPAFLADVLAALGGKADSDAGRVAAMLSAAEKPAIVLGDFAINHPAAETMRRTVVAILEKLGKLSDEWNGYNRVSARAAAVPAQDLGVVPHRGPGYALLEKQGKNARQILEAAADGSIKVLFVLGADLEREAADPKLARAAMDKAHVIYLGAFSNSTCEAASVVLPGLAAWEKVSTVTNAEGRAQRMEKLLPAQGEAKEDWRVLRKLSDWFSSPLPYTTLESLHQSLEAADLRYKEERLVCEDLTPACDHKPVTTGLEIAQVSVPAAAKGLVLTMELPFYHSDAMVRRAHVMKSMNGGNVLRIHPDDAAKAKVENDGMVRLIRGDDTVELKAVLDAGVPAGTVVAFASYGAQAVQKLTDWDSGYPDVSIASI; this is translated from the coding sequence ATGCCTACCCTGATCATCGACGGTAAGGAAATTACAGTCCAGCCTGGCACCACCATTATGGAGGCGTCTAAAAAGCTGGGTGTTAAAATTCCCCATTTCTGCTACCATCCCAAACTTTCTGTGGCCGGTAACTGCCGCATGTGTTTGGTGGAAGTAGAAAAAATGCCCAAACCAGTTGTGGCCTGTGCCATGCCTGTGGGTGATGGAATGGTGGTGAATACCCATAGTGATATGGTGATTCAAGCCCGCCAGGGTGTGATGGAGTTTTTACTCATCAACCACCCGCTGGATTGCCCTGTGTGTGACCAGGGTGGTGCCTGTGATCTACAGGATCTGGCCATGAAGTATGGTCCAGATCGTTCCCGCTATATTGAAATTAAGCGCGAACCCAGCAATCTCAACCTAGGTCCCATTATCGAAACGGAAATGGATCGCTGTATCCATTGTACCCGTTGCATCCGCTTCTCCACGGAGATCGCAGGTGTTGAAGAGATGGGTGCCACGGGTCGGGGTGACCACATGTTGGTGGGTACCTATGTGGAGAAAGCACTAAGTTCCGAGTTGGTCGGTAACTTGGCGCAGGTTTGTCCCGTAGGTGCACTTAATGACAAACCTTTCCACTTCAAAGCCCGTAGCTGGGAGATGTCCAGCTCCGATGCTGTCTGTACGCACTGTTCTGTCGGTTGCCAAGTACAGGTTGAGCAGCTTGAGGGTGAAGTGAAGCGTGTGACAGCGCGGGAATGTGACGAGATCAACGAAACATGGTTGTGTGACCGTGGTCGTTTCTCATACGACGGTCTGGGTGTGGATCGTGTGACCCAACCGGCTGTTCGTGGTGAAAACGGGCAGGAGTCGGTCACCTGGGCTGAAGCCCTGACCCGAGCTGCTGAGCTCATTAAAGAAGGGGATGCTGGCACAGTTGCGGGTCTTGCTTCTGAAGAGCAATCCGCTGCTGAAGAGCTTTATGCTTTCCAGGATTTCCTGCGCAATGTGGTGGGTACGTCCCATGTCGATCACCGCATTCGTCAGCGTGATTTCAGTGGAGATGCCGTTGCTCTGACCCGTGCCGATCTCCTTATGAATACCTCGTTGAGTCAACTTGAGGGTGCCGATGGCGTTCTCCTGGTGGGCTCCAACAGCCGTTATGATGTGCCTCTGTTGAACCTGCGTCTGCGTAAAGCTGCGCGTAACGGTTCTAAACTGATCGCCATCAACCCCAGTGAAAAAGATCTGGCCCTTCCCGGTTTAGAGACCTTGGTACAAACACCGGGTCATGAGCCGGCTTTCTTGGCCGATGTTCTGGCAGCGCTTGGCGGAAAAGCTGACAGCGATGCAGGTCGTGTCGCGGCCATGTTAAGTGCTGCTGAAAAGCCCGCCATCGTTCTGGGTGACTTTGCTATTAATCACCCAGCAGCTGAGACCATGCGCCGTACGGTTGTCGCCATTTTGGAAAAGCTGGGTAAGCTTTCTGATGAGTGGAATGGTTACAACCGAGTCAGTGCACGTGCCGCAGCTGTACCCGCGCAAGACTTGGGTGTGGTTCCTCACCGTGGTCCTGGTTACGCGCTGCTTGAGAAGCAGGGTAAAAATGCGCGTCAGATCCTGGAAGCAGCGGCCGATGGCAGCATCAAGGTTCTGTTTGTCTTAGGGGCGGATCTTGAGCGAGAAGCAGCGGATCCTAAACTGGCACGTGCAGCTATGGATAAAGCCCATGTGATCTACCTGGGTGCCTTTAGCAACTCTACCTGCGAGGCTGCTTCGGTTGTCTTGCCAGGATTAGCAGCTTGGGAGAAGGTCAGCACAGTGACCAATGCGGAGGGCCGTGCCCAACGTATGGAAAAATTGCTGCCTGCCCAGGGTGAAGCCAAAGAAGATTGGCGTGTCCTGCGTAAACTGTCGGACTGGTTCTCCAGCCCGCTGCCTTATACCACGCTTGAATCCTTGCATCAGTCACTGGAAGCAGCAGACCTGCGTTATAAGGAAGAGCGCTTGGTGTGTGAGGATCTGACCCCAGCTTGTGACCATAAACCGGTTACAACAGGTCTTGAGATTGCTCAGGTCAGCGTACCTGCTGCAGCCAAAGGGTTGGTACTCACCATGGAACTGCCTTTCTACCATAGTGATGCCATGGTACGACGTGCACATGTCATGAAGTCCATGAACGGTGGCAACGTGCTACGTATTCACCCGGATGATGCCGCGAAGGCTAAGGTTGAGAACGACGGTATGGTTCGCCTTATCCGCGGTGATGACACGGTGGAGCTAAAAGCGGTGTTGGATGCCGGTGTTCCTGCGGGAACCGTGGTGGCCTTTGCCAGCTATGGCGCACAAGCAGTACAAAAACTCACCGACTGGGATAGCGGCTACCCCGATGTCTCCATTGCATCGATCTGA
- the nuoF gene encoding NADH-quinone oxidoreductase subunit NuoF has translation MSDANLVLFKNIHIEGQNTLAVAKKQGAYKQMEKALGMQGEEIIQEVKTAGLRGRGGAGFPAGLKWSFIPKDDPRPKYLVCNADEGEPGTCKDRDIMRYDPHLLVEGMIIAGYSVGSKQGYIYIRGEFYREAMILEAAIEEAYAANLLGKNILGKGIEFDLAVHRGAGAYVCGEESALLNSLEGDKGQPRLKPPFPANVGLYGCPTVINNVETLSSVPSIIEKGGDWYSKLGVEKSSGTKLFSVSGHVNKPGNYEVELGIPLKTLINDYAGGVRGGWENLKGIIPGGSSTPVLNPEQCETVTMDYDAMAQAGTMLGAGSVIVMDKSTCIVKAIARLSKFYRHESCGQCTPCREGTGWLAQIMDRIENGQGRQEDIDLLLNVCGNIQGKTICALGDAAAMPIVGAIRHFRDEFEYHVEHGRCMVD, from the coding sequence ATGAGCGATGCCAATCTGGTGCTCTTCAAGAACATCCACATCGAGGGGCAGAACACCCTTGCAGTCGCCAAGAAACAGGGCGCCTACAAGCAGATGGAAAAAGCCCTGGGGATGCAAGGTGAAGAGATTATCCAAGAGGTTAAAACCGCTGGCCTGCGTGGTCGCGGTGGAGCGGGCTTCCCGGCGGGTTTGAAGTGGTCTTTCATTCCCAAGGATGATCCCCGGCCCAAATATCTGGTTTGCAATGCTGATGAAGGCGAGCCAGGCACCTGTAAAGACCGTGATATCATGCGTTATGACCCCCACCTTTTGGTGGAGGGTATGATCATTGCCGGCTATTCCGTTGGTTCTAAACAGGGTTATATCTACATTCGCGGCGAATTTTACCGCGAAGCGATGATCCTGGAAGCCGCGATTGAAGAAGCCTACGCTGCCAACCTGCTGGGTAAGAATATTCTCGGCAAAGGCATTGAGTTTGATCTGGCCGTGCACCGTGGCGCTGGCGCCTATGTGTGTGGTGAAGAGAGTGCATTGCTCAACTCTCTGGAAGGGGATAAAGGTCAGCCTCGACTGAAGCCACCTTTCCCTGCCAACGTTGGTCTCTATGGTTGCCCCACAGTGATCAATAATGTTGAGACCCTCTCTTCCGTACCCTCCATCATTGAAAAAGGTGGAGACTGGTACAGTAAGCTGGGTGTTGAAAAATCCAGTGGTACCAAGCTTTTCAGTGTATCTGGCCATGTGAACAAGCCCGGTAACTACGAAGTTGAGTTGGGTATTCCTCTGAAGACGCTCATCAACGACTACGCTGGTGGTGTGCGTGGGGGTTGGGAGAATCTTAAAGGGATTATTCCCGGTGGTTCATCTACACCGGTTCTTAACCCAGAGCAGTGTGAAACCGTCACCATGGATTATGATGCCATGGCCCAGGCTGGCACGATGTTAGGTGCTGGTTCTGTCATCGTGATGGATAAATCCACGTGTATTGTTAAAGCCATTGCACGGCTAAGTAAGTTCTACCGTCATGAATCCTGTGGTCAATGCACTCCGTGCCGGGAAGGTACCGGTTGGTTGGCGCAGATCATGGATCGGATTGAGAACGGTCAAGGTCGTCAGGAAGATATTGATCTGCTGCTTAATGTGTGCGGCAACATTCAGGGCAAGACCATCTGCGCCCTGGGAGACGCGGCGGCGATGCCCATTGTGGGTGCCATCCGCCATTTCCGGGACGAGTTTGAGTACCATGTTGAACATGGTCGCTGCATGGTGGACTGA
- the nuoE gene encoding NADH-quinone oxidoreductase subunit NuoE has translation MSENAQAAKPAFTEEALKKVETIYNRYPEDQRQSALLPVLDLAQREFGGWLSRESMDYVAEIMELAPIRVYEVATFYTMYNLKPVGKHHVQVCTNISCWLCGSDGIGDAVKGRLEIDYGQSTDDGQFTLTEVECLGACVNAPMFQVNDDYYENLTPESAVKIIDELAAKA, from the coding sequence ATGAGTGAGAATGCACAAGCGGCTAAGCCCGCTTTTACAGAAGAGGCTCTCAAGAAGGTAGAGACCATCTATAACCGCTATCCCGAAGATCAGCGCCAGTCAGCTCTGCTGCCGGTACTAGATCTTGCACAACGGGAATTTGGTGGTTGGCTCTCCCGAGAATCCATGGATTATGTCGCTGAAATTATGGAGCTGGCGCCGATCCGTGTGTATGAGGTTGCCACCTTCTACACCATGTACAACCTGAAGCCCGTTGGTAAGCATCACGTACAGGTATGCACCAACATCTCCTGTTGGCTTTGTGGTTCTGACGGCATCGGTGATGCGGTGAAGGGGCGTCTAGAGATTGATTACGGTCAATCCACGGACGACGGACAATTCACCCTGACCGAAGTGGAGTGCCTGGGTGCGTGTGTTAATGCACCCATGTTCCAGGTCAACGACGACTACTACGAAAATCTGACACCTGAGTCTGCGGTTAAGATTATCGACGAACTGGCCGCTAAGGCTTAA
- a CDS encoding NADH-quinone oxidoreductase subunit D translates to MPATITDHKEFQNYAINFGPQHPAAHGVLRLLLELDGEVVERADPHVGLLHRGTEKLLEQKTYIQGTPYFDRLDYMSMMSEEHAWVVAIERLGNIEVPERAQYIRTIYAEITRFINHLLFFGAHGLDVGAMTMFLYCFREREELMDIYEAACGARMHANYFRPGGVARDLPDGLEERIRDFCNHFPAKLDEYETLLTNNRIWKQRLVDIGTVSEEEAYNWGFTGPMLRGSGVAFDLRKAEPYDAYDKVEFDIPVGKNGDSYDRYLVRIEECREAVKIIQQCLDQIKPGPVRNENFKISMPYRQDMKQDMESMIHHFKLCTEGFDLPEGEVYAAVETPKGELGIYLVSDGGNKPYRARIRAAGFNHLQAMKDMAKGHMIADVTTIIGSIDIVFGEIDR, encoded by the coding sequence ATGCCAGCAACCATCACAGACCATAAAGAGTTTCAAAACTACGCCATCAACTTTGGCCCCCAGCACCCTGCAGCTCACGGTGTGTTGCGTCTCCTGTTGGAGTTGGATGGTGAGGTCGTTGAGCGTGCCGATCCCCATGTAGGTCTGTTGCACCGGGGTACGGAAAAACTGCTTGAGCAAAAAACCTACATTCAGGGTACACCCTATTTCGACCGTCTAGACTACATGTCTATGATGAGCGAAGAGCATGCATGGGTCGTAGCCATTGAGCGCTTGGGTAACATTGAGGTGCCTGAACGGGCCCAATATATCCGTACCATCTATGCAGAGATCACCCGCTTTATTAACCACTTGCTCTTCTTTGGTGCCCACGGTCTTGATGTTGGTGCCATGACCATGTTCCTCTACTGTTTCCGTGAGCGGGAAGAGTTGATGGATATCTATGAAGCTGCTTGTGGTGCACGTATGCACGCCAACTACTTCCGTCCTGGTGGTGTGGCGCGTGACCTGCCCGATGGTTTGGAAGAGCGTATTCGTGATTTCTGCAACCACTTTCCTGCAAAGCTGGATGAGTATGAAACACTGCTAACCAATAACCGGATCTGGAAACAGCGTCTGGTAGATATTGGTACCGTCAGTGAAGAGGAAGCCTACAACTGGGGCTTTACTGGTCCTATGTTACGGGGTAGTGGTGTTGCATTTGACCTACGTAAAGCGGAACCATACGACGCCTATGATAAGGTGGAGTTTGATATCCCTGTGGGTAAAAATGGCGACAGTTATGATCGCTATTTGGTTCGTATTGAAGAGTGCCGTGAAGCGGTTAAAATCATCCAGCAGTGTCTGGATCAGATCAAACCCGGTCCTGTGCGCAATGAGAACTTCAAGATCTCCATGCCTTATCGTCAAGATATGAAGCAAGACATGGAGTCGATGATTCACCACTTCAAACTGTGTACCGAGGGTTTTGATCTGCCCGAAGGTGAAGTGTATGCAGCGGTGGAGACCCCCAAGGGTGAATTGGGGATCTATTTGGTATCCGACGGTGGCAACAAACCCTACCGTGCCCGTATCCGTGCAGCTGGTTTCAACCATCTGCAAGCCATGAAGGATATGGCCAAGGGGCATATGATTGCTGACGTAACCACCATCATCGGCAGTATCGATATCGTCTTTGGCGAAATCGACCGCTAA
- a CDS encoding complex I 30 kDa subunit family protein, with product MTTDKLQRLESRVEAILPELKREWVCGALVVWCEPDAVVETLKTMRDDPGMDFKLFIDVTAVHYPKREKPFEVVYQLLSVHKNHRIRVKTLVDESIAVPSITPLWKAADWFEREMYEMFGIMISGHPDLRRLLLDYDFDGFPLRKDFDVTGPFELRYDETQQRIVREPVDLTIPNRIFYGNATDEKA from the coding sequence ATGACCACCGATAAGTTACAACGTCTGGAATCGCGTGTTGAAGCAATCCTACCTGAGTTAAAAAGAGAGTGGGTTTGTGGCGCGCTGGTTGTCTGGTGTGAGCCTGATGCTGTGGTGGAAACCCTAAAAACCATGCGTGATGATCCTGGCATGGACTTTAAGCTGTTTATCGATGTAACAGCGGTACACTACCCTAAGCGTGAAAAGCCATTTGAAGTGGTCTACCAGCTTCTTTCGGTACATAAGAACCATCGTATCCGGGTTAAAACCCTGGTGGATGAGTCCATCGCTGTTCCCTCCATAACGCCGTTATGGAAAGCTGCCGATTGGTTTGAGCGTGAGATGTATGAGATGTTTGGCATCATGATCTCAGGTCATCCGGATCTCCGCCGTCTGTTACTGGACTACGATTTTGATGGCTTCCCCCTGCGTAAGGATTTTGATGTAACCGGCCCCTTTGAGCTGCGTTACGATGAAACCCAACAGCGCATCGTCCGTGAACCGGTTGATCTGACCATTCCAAACCGGATCTTCTACGGTAACGCCACCGACGAAAAAGCGTAA
- a CDS encoding NuoB/complex I 20 kDa subunit family protein codes for MGMIEELHQEVNDRGFLLTSADKLVNWGRSMSVWPMTFGLACCAVEMMNAGASRYDLDRFGVVFRGSPRQSDVIIVAGTLTNKMAPALRKVYDQMPEPRYVISMGSCANGGGYYHYSYSVVRGCDRILPVDVYIPGCPPTAEAVMYGIMQLQKKINRDGQVYSGWRKRV; via the coding sequence ATGGGAATGATCGAAGAGCTGCATCAAGAGGTTAATGACCGTGGCTTTCTGCTAACCTCCGCTGACAAACTGGTCAACTGGGGTCGCTCCATGTCCGTCTGGCCCATGACCTTTGGTCTGGCGTGCTGTGCGGTGGAGATGATGAATGCCGGGGCCAGTCGTTATGACCTCGACCGTTTTGGTGTTGTGTTCCGGGGTTCGCCTCGGCAATCCGATGTCATCATTGTTGCGGGTACACTGACCAATAAAATGGCGCCAGCTCTGCGTAAGGTCTACGACCAAATGCCAGAGCCCCGCTATGTTATCTCCATGGGCTCCTGCGCCAATGGTGGCGGTTATTATCACTACTCCTATTCGGTAGTACGTGGTTGTGACCGTATTCTGCCTGTTGATGTCTATATTCCAGGCTGCCCGCCCACAGCGGAAGCGGTCATGTACGGCATTATGCAGTTACAGAAGAAAATCAACCGTGACGGTCAGGTTTACTCCGGTTGGAGGAAGCGTGTATGA
- the ndhC gene encoding NADH-quinone oxidoreductase subunit A, whose translation MLENYFPVLVLLIIAGGMAVFMLAASYLVGVKRPYEEKGSQYECGFAPLSRVYIKFDVRFYLLAILFIIFDIEAAFLFPWAVAFKEIGIIGFIEMMLFLMVLLVGYAYAWKKGALEWE comes from the coding sequence ATGCTGGAGAATTATTTTCCGGTCCTGGTTCTGCTGATCATAGCCGGGGGTATGGCGGTGTTCATGTTGGCTGCCAGCTATCTGGTCGGGGTCAAGCGCCCCTATGAGGAAAAAGGCTCTCAATACGAATGCGGCTTCGCCCCTCTATCGCGCGTCTACATCAAGTTTGACGTTCGCTTTTATCTCCTCGCGATCTTGTTCATCATCTTCGATATTGAAGCAGCGTTCCTCTTTCCGTGGGCGGTTGCTTTTAAGGAAATCGGGATCATCGGCTTTATTGAGATGATGCTGTTCCTGATGGTGCTCTTGGTTGGCTACGCTTACGCCTGGAAGAAGGGGGCGTTGGAATGGGAATGA